The nucleotide window TCATGGCAATATTCAGGCCCCTTGAAACTAACAAATTAACAACTATCGGCTTATCTTGCTTTCGGTCAGATATCCGAGTTGTAGATTTTGACGGCCACAACACCCAATAAAAGAAACACGATAGCGGATGCTGGGAGATACTTGTGAGACGCGAAATCGGGCTATTTTTATTTCAACTTGTACAACAAAACTAAGATGTGGGAAGAATGGAGCCTTTGCTTTGGTGTCTCAAGTATCAACCCAGGAAATGGGAAGATTTCAAAGGTAATGAGGCTGCCATGCCCCAGTTGAGAAACTTGGCATCCTCAGGTACTTTGCCTAACATGATTTTCTATGGGCCCTTTGGAACAGGCAAAACCTCTGCAGCAGAAGTCTTCGCACGAGAGATACTTGGTGATGATTTTCAGGCGAACTTCATGTCGCTAAATATTCGTGATGTCCGGAATTTCCCCCTCTCAAAGGCCAAGAGATCTCTTAGTACTATTGCAAGGATGGATTCAGAAGAACGGACGTATTTAGACGAGTATATGTCTCGAGTATACAGCGAAGCAAAGGCTGAACTCAAGCTGAAAGGTGGTAGACGAAGACGCCCCAATCGTAGTCAGATGCTGCATAAGGCAATTGAAATGTTTGCTTCAACCATTACAGTCAGCAATCGGTTGACCAAAATTCTCGTATTGGATGAGGCCGATGCTCTCGACAATAATATGCAGCAAGCACTCCGTAGAACCATGGAAATCTACAATGATGCCTGCAGGTTCATTCTCATTACTCCTTCATTAGCTGGTTGGAGTCCAGCCATAATCTCTCGGTGTCTGTTGCTGCGTTTTCCCAGAGGAAACAAAGAAGCAATTGAGGACTTGATTGGTGATATTGCCGAAAAAGAGGATGTGATTATACAAGAAGATGCCATTGCTGCAATCTATAGAGAATCCTCTGGCGATTATAGAAGAGCCATCAATCTTCTCCAGATGGCTTCTTCAGGAACTCGTGCTGTAACAGAAGATGATGTATACGAATGTTCGGAAACATATCTGAGCAAATCGGTGAGGGAAGCTATAACAAAGGCTATTGATGGCTCTTTCATAAACGCAAGAAAGAAGATGGTAAACCTACTCGCAAGAGAAGGATATGAGCCTGAAGAAGTCATTGTTGAAATCCACAGAGATTTGCTTAGGAGGCCATTTCCGAAAGCACAACTATATCAGATTCTAGCAAGGGTTGCAGAAATCGATTTCAGGATCACTCAAGCAAGAAACCCATTTATCCAGTTTTCTGCTCTTCTTGGTTCAATTCAGAATATGGCTTCCTCGGCATGAATTCAGCTGATTTTTGGAATACTCGGTTTCACGGTGAGATGTTTTCTGAAATTTGCAATTTGATTTGGGGATAGATCTTGTACGTCATAAAGGAATCCTGCCGAAATTGTATTGTCTGTCCTTGAAATCATGCCTTTCTCAAGAGCAACAGTAAGAAGTCTCCTGATATCACTCGGTTTCCCATAGCGACATCTGAAGGACAGATAATATACGGCTTCTTCAATGCCAACAGATTCCCCTTTCTTCCTAAATAGGTGCGCTAGTATTAACAAAACCTGTCGACCATTCATACTGTTCCACACCCAAGCTATCCTTTAAGAGTTTAAGCTTGTTTATCCAAGCTGGCGCTAAAATGAGGAACGTTCCTAGTAGGATTCACGGATATGAAGTACCCCACTTCATCGAAATGTTGCGTTCTGAGCTTAGACTCGATTTAGATGATAAGATATGGATTCTGGGCGGAATGTCGAATCTCAATCTCCTGATGAATGATGGGAAGAAGCGGTATGTCGTGAAAGTCCCTGCATTACAACTTGAATATGATGAGAATCCGTACGATATGCAGTGGATGATACAAAAAATTGTGTACCGTTACAACTTATCCAGTAGACCTGTAGCAAAGGGAATGCTTGGGAATGAGTTACCCTTTCTTGTTACTGAATATGAAAAAGGGGTTA belongs to Candidatus Thorarchaeota archaeon and includes:
- a CDS encoding AAA family ATPase, translated to MEPLLWCLKYQPRKWEDFKGNEAAMPQLRNLASSGTLPNMIFYGPFGTGKTSAAEVFAREILGDDFQANFMSLNIRDVRNFPLSKAKRSLSTIARMDSEERTYLDEYMSRVYSEAKAELKLKGGRRRRPNRSQMLHKAIEMFASTITVSNRLTKILVLDEADALDNNMQQALRRTMEIYNDACRFILITPSLAGWSPAIISRCLLLRFPRGNKEAIEDLIGDIAEKEDVIIQEDAIAAIYRESSGDYRRAINLLQMASSGTRAVTEDDVYECSETYLSKSVREAITKAIDGSFINARKKMVNLLAREGYEPEEVIVEIHRDLLRRPFPKAQLYQILARVAEIDFRITQARNPFIQFSALLGSIQNMASSA
- a CDS encoding DUF2240 family protein, encoding MNGRQVLLILAHLFRKKGESVGIEEAVYYLSFRCRYGKPSDIRRLLTVALEKGMISRTDNTISAGFLYDVQDLSPNQIANFRKHLTVKPSIPKIS